The sequence CGTTGGCGATGAAGCGAATCTCGGCGAAGCCTCCGTCAGCCAGAGGAAGACTGCAAGACAACACAGCATTAGCATAAAGCTGCCACCACTCACAGTTAGAGAATCAAAATGAATAGTAATGTTTCTTCAATTAAAGACAAATCAGGTTAATTAGGGTGACCTAGGACTTACAGGTAGACTCCCTCCATGTTGACCTGGCCCTCGGAACCTGGGGTTCCGGAGACCTGCATGGAGATGCCGTTGTCGGCCTCGAAGGCGTAGTTGAAGTTTCCGTCTCCTTGGTCGACGCGTTCGTCCCTCAAGATGGCCACCACAGGGCCGTCTCCCTGAGGCTTGGGGGCGGCGGAGGCCAGGGCAGCGAGGCAAAGAACAATGACCTAAGGACATAGACACCAGTATATAGATTTTCATAGTCTTTAAATCATAAGAAACTATATATCTGATGGGAACAGAAAAAGAAAAGTTTATCCGAATTACTTACAGCCTTCATGGTGGATCGGAGTCGTGGAACTGATGCCTGCAGAGGATCGACGTCCCCTTAAATACTAAAAGGGAAGACGAGGTGGGGGGGAGGGACTAAGGCAGGTCCATGGAGGCTATGCCAAAGGTCAGCAAAGGTGGTGGAGGGTATAGGTGGGTACGAGATGAAGTAACTTGGAAGAGCGAGAGGGACAAAATTGAATTGTCGACTTCCGGATGATCCCTCGATGCAAGAATTGAAATATACAGTAAACTTCTTCGAAGATGTTTTGGTCAACTAGAGATGGTTATAATCCTGACCTGAGACTGACCCGATTGCATTCGAAAGAATTCAGGTGGCAATGGATGACGTGACGATATTTCAGGGGATATGGGTATTAGAAGGGGGTGAGGGTAGGGGGGGGGTTTATGGTGGTTATGATTAATATAAGGAAATGGTGTACTGTAAGGGATTGGAACGGGAGTTTAACTGTACTAGGGACAGATTTTTATGATACTATCAAGGTCTTgagatatgtataaacatacacaaaaatttcaaatataatatatata comes from Palaemon carinicauda isolate YSFRI2023 chromosome 3, ASM3689809v2, whole genome shotgun sequence and encodes:
- the LOC137637924 gene encoding cuticle protein AMP4-like; amino-acid sequence: MKAVIVLCLAALASAAPKPQGDGPVVAILRDERVDQGDGNFNYAFEADNGISMQVSGTPGSEGQVNMEGVYLLPLADGGFAEIRFIANENGFQPSGDILPTPHPLPAHAIEQIRIAEQQRAEGITFE